ATAGCTGCCTTCAGCAAGTATTGGTTGCATAAGTCtgttaaaaaaaacaagaagaaaagccACTTAGCAAGTCTTAAGAATTTTACTGCCAGTAAAATGAGTAAAATACTTTTAAATTCACAATGTCACATTGACATACTGGTGCTTGTGTACAGGCACAAAATTCATGAAACGGAAGCTTGGGCTTCATTTTGTCAAGTAATTAACCTTATATTAACAAATGAATGAAAACAATACCACACTAAATTGATTCTGTGTCCCTCTTCAGTGTCCCCTTAACTACTTATAATTTATGCCTTCTTCACTTCTGTTGACTGCAAAACTACAGCCTGAAAGTCATTTGCTTCTAAAAAACAGTAACAGGAGCTTTTAATTCTGGCAGTCACTTCCGTACAGTTCACTGCACACCTGTGAAATGTGGACGTCCTTGATTGGTGGTATGGCACCATCAATGGGTGGCTTTCTGTACTCATAAACGGAGTACTTATCACAAATGGTGGATGGAGAGTCCATTGGGGCTGTAGCAAAGGCGATGATGGCGGGATAGAGCACGAAGCCAAACACCAGTATGGCCACGACACCAGCCAGAGGCACGGCAATGGCCCACACCTTGTCAGGAAAGTAGGTGATGCCCATTGCCTTCAGCCAAGAGCTTGGGATGTATGCCCAAAGCACATAAAGAGCAAGTCCCAAGTGGCACGACACATACAAAACATAGCCATAGATTGCCCGGCTGGCCAAAGGCGCCGGTGTCTTGATGGCCATGTCAGGAATGTCTGCTGCAGTGGCCTACTCAAGCTGTCACAGCAAAATGGCTCAGGAGGCAGGGCCAAATCGGTGAACTGTGTTGATGGCAAGCAATAGAAGGTCAAAAAAGGAGTTGACACTGACCCTCAGATGTTTCGCTTCCTTAGCAGTGAAGTTCCTGCaagagcaaaaacaaaaaaggttCATTTAGTTCTCTTGCTGTTGGCTGCATATCTTGCATTGCATGTTGCACAACGCAGTAGTCACTGGCGAAGCTGATGACACAGGAGCCATATTTGAATGCATATCACCTTCTATATGCAACAGGTTGCCAAGTCAGCTGGGGCAAATGAGAGAACAGAAATTTGTGGGCAGGCCTGTCGACAGTATTTTCACATACCTTAAATCGGAATTTGCTTCGAGACAGTGGGCTGCACGGACAGCACAGGCAGCAAAAGAATTGTGAAATTTACTTACCACTTCACATTCATTTGCTGGCAAATGAATGTTTGTTACGGTGGCCGATTTTATGTTGGAGGTCAGGTAGCATGAAATAGAAAGTATTTCAAACTCGGTACAGCTGTAAGCAAGCCTAACATTACTTGCGGACATTCTGCAGGCTAACTATATGTGCTGTTATTTGGGTATCATGCAAATGCACCGCACTAAAGAAGTCTTACAGAAGTGACCAACAGGCTATTTGAGCCCAGTCAAGTCAAGAATGTGCACTGGCACTCCCATCGCACAGGGCTCCACAGTGTTATTGAATAAGCAAGCATTCTTTGTTACGTACCTGCTCAACTATAGGAGACCTTCACAACGCAATTGCTTATCAGGCAAGTTACTTTGTTGGGAAACCTTTCCTACATTATCTCTTAAGCTTtcattggaaaaaagaaaatcaggaagaaaagaaagaaaaagcctaCAGCAACCCATGCTTGTTGGAATTTTAATTGTAGACAATCTTGGACCTTTATGAATGCCTCACAAAAATTTGAAGTATGGCCAGATTTAGTATATAATGCAACATGATGAAGACTGATGTTTCATATGAAAGTTTAAACTGGAACAGGCAAGGTAACAGGAAACCAGACCTGCTTGGATAGTTGGTATTGCTTCAGAATTCTGGCATTCAATGTTAAAATGCTTCCATCTCTTGGCAACTGATGCTGCTGTGAATAAACCTCTCTTTGAGACTACTGCAACATGTTGAATGTCTAAACCTGTACCCAGCCCACAGAACCTTCAGCAGCTAGAAGGCAGCAAATACTGAAATTACACATGTGCCATACTTTGCCATAGCTGGTTAGACCATGCAGAAATAGGCTTTGGAAGAGTAAAGGAAAGTGCAGAGTAACatgagaacaaaaaagaaaacacagtggACACACAGTCAACTGTGCCTCTACTGTGCCTTCTTTTGTTCTAGTTTCTCTGCACGTGACTCCCCTTTAGTCAAGATGTACCAGCATGCCCACATAGCTACCCTTGTTGTTTGGAAGAGTATTTTTGAGCCAGTTAGCGAAATACGACGCAGAAAAAATGTGAAGAACAAGGATAGCAGAGAAAAGAAGTGAACAACATTCTGTTGACAATTGTGCTGCATATGCATAACCTGCCGCAGGTTTTGAAAAATATCGTACGATGTCACAAAACAGTAGTCCATGCAGTCTCGGGTGATGGATGTACTAATGAAACACAGATAGCATGGTGATGATGGCATGTGTCAAGTAATGCTAGCTGCCACATTCTGAATTGCTTCTAACACGCTGTTTAAGTACAGAAGGGGAGGTCACATGAGTGATGCCCGTTGCAGTTGATAGCAGATAAATGTGGTGTACAAATTGTCAGTGTTTACTTAGCACATTCGACATAGTTTCAGAAAAGGTTTCATTTTTGGGCGTATTTGtttttgtattgtttttttttgtccgccAAAATTAAAGGTTCATTTTCTGTCACGTATTTCATTCTACCTACTCCACCAGCAGGCATGTCTCTAAAGGTGCTGTCTAGATTGCGTAAATatattttctttccttgtgacagcAATTCACATAGGCAAACTACTCTGCTTAGAAGATGAGAGGTAGAGGCTATAAGAGGCTTGTTTAGCCGTCAAATTTAGTTCGACTAAACATAGCTTTTGCAATAAAACGCTGCAAACTTACGCTGTGAGCACGCATCCTTCCAAGGTCAGTTTCTTGGAGCAGCCAGATCTCTTTGGGTCAGAGTCAATTCGGAGCGAGTTGTACACTATCTCTGCGTCTCTCTCCGTCGGAAACGGCACAGAAACACGACTGAGAATTTGATGATAAGGAATGAGTTGCGAGTTGGTTGGTACAAGTCACATTTCAAACAGAAGCACGGAGTAAACAGAAGCCTGACAATCATTCACGTTGTTGATTATAAAAAATGTCTACATTGCAACCGAGCCACTTCAGAAAAACCAGAAAGTATGGTTAACTGTACAGGCTTCTGATCAAGGATACGCTGAGAGATCCGCTTGAGAGGTGTCTTCCGAATTTCCCGGAGAAGTCATTTTCATTGCTTACGTAAAGCTGGTATTAAAAACGCCATAAGATTACATACTCTAATTTGTACAAGCCAACACTTATTTCACGCAATTCAACGAACACGCGTCGTTTGCGTCGCTTTTGCTTGGCATTCCTGGACAAAATCACTTGAATTACTTAATGTTCGTCTAAAAGTAGCGTGGTAGTCAGCGCCGCTGTACGACTTGTACGAAAACGTTATATAGGGCAGCGGCTTCAGTGCTCCTTTGTTTATTCCATCTAGCAGTGAGCCACCGCCGCCGCAAGCGCCGCGGCGCCACCAGCAATGCTCTGTGTGCTCCGCTACACCACTCCTTACGGCACACAGGAGATCGCTTTGATTGCTTCGTGAGTTGGTTTCCGCTTCGCTGAATGGAAGTTCACGACGTTTGATAAGGTTCGCCGTCATCTGGTTGCTGTGCTTCGGACGTGTTGAAATGGGGATACTGTTTGCAAAGTTGTGGAGTTTGTTCACAAACGAAGGTGAGTGCTCTTGTCTGGTGGGTGACTCAAAACTTGGTCCCACGATATCGCGCATGTTTCTTTCCGCCTTGTCGGGAAGCTCCTGCGTCGGACCGAACTTAAATCTGTTGCCTTGCTTAGCGTCTCACGTGCAGCGGTTGTCAGTTAGACTTAGGTAATGTTATTCTAGATCGCCCTAGGTAACAATGCGGCCCGCTTTTTATGTAGCATATTTTGGTCTTCTGGGTACTCGGTTGCTCATCTTGGTTGGCCGATGCCGTTTTCTATTAATCAGGTTCTCAGCTTCTCTTGGCTCCTCCTGGGGTTAACCCTTTCAGAGCCCCGGAAGAAACCAGCTAAGCGTGACAGCGGGCGATGACTCGCGTGTATCATCTATGTACTCCCAGCTGTGTATCGACAAAAGAAAGTACTGCTTGTGAAAGCGCCAGCGTTCTCAGGCCGGTGAGATGGTTTCCGCCTGACCCAGTTTCCCCAGCGGGCAAGAGAGCCTCGCTAGCTGCTGCTGACCAGCCGAACGCTGCTACAGCTGCTGCTGCTAAGGGGCGCATCTTTTCGTAAGCCGTTATCGCGCCGTGACGCAGACGCGGCGATTTGCCCTGAGGCGCATTCGTTCGGCCTCTGACGTCTGTTTTCGGGCGATCGCTAGTTTTACCCCGTCAAAGGTCAGGAAGGCGCGTCAAGAGCGATCCCCCTTTGAGACATTGTTTACCTGATCGCGACTCGGCTCTTGTGTGGAACGGGCGAGCCTGCGCTGCTACAGTTTATGGATTCCGCTGCCAGTCGTGGCGAGAT
This Dermacentor albipictus isolate Rhodes 1998 colony chromosome 1, USDA_Dalb.pri_finalv2, whole genome shotgun sequence DNA region includes the following protein-coding sequences:
- the PIG-P gene encoding phosphatidylinositol N-acetylglucosaminyltransferase subunit P; amino-acid sequence: MAIKTPAPLASRAIYGYVLYVSCHLGLALYVLWAYIPSSWLKAMGITYFPDKVWAIAVPLAGVVAILVFGFVLYPAIIAFATAPMDSPSTICDKYSVYEYRKPPIDGAIPPIKDVHISQVCSELYGSDCQN